The window GGAGCCATGGGAAGTGTCAGTTAAGGAGCATCCTGCGATGGAAAGTTGTACCAGTCACATAACCAGGGAGGCTGTGATTTACCAATGGAACATTGTCTATATAACAAGGATGTCCATAGCAAACACTGAAGACAAATGTTCTAACAAGGAGCCATGGGAAGTGTCAGTTAAGGAGCATCCTCCGATGGATTAGTTATACCATTCACATAACCAGGGAGGCTGTGATTTACCAATGGAACATTGTCTATAACATATTGAATGAGATCAAGAATATATTTCCACCGCTCAGGGAAAGATTTGCTCTGCAGCAGACTACCTCTTGAGGAGAACTCTCCTTTTATCAAGTTTTACTTGAAATAtgtgttataattttttaaagatttaagaaCAGTAAAAGTGAGGAATAAACTCTGCAGCAACTTAGACTTTTCTACAtccagttaatttaaaaataaactcaagggacttccctggtggtcccacgGCTAAGATTCTGCCTTCCCAATGAATGGGCCTGGGTACTGGCTGCTATGGGTCCTTGAAGCTActcgcaggctttctctagtttcagtgtgTGATGGGTTGTGGTGCTctgtagtatgtgggatcttaccagggatcaaacccatgtcccctgcattagcaggcagattcttatccactgtgctgCTAGGCAAGTCCCAAGGACAGGGAATTGAAAAAGATCATGATAGCTGTTTCCAAAGtgtagtccctcagtcgtgtccgactctttgcgaccccatgggctgtagctatactctaacacaaaataaaaactttaaacaaaaaagatcatgacaaGTGAAAATGTCTTCCTTTTACATTTCCTTTAATGTTATACAACAAACACAGATAATACACAGTAAACACaaatggggggaggggaaatCCTTcgttattaatatatttttataagcaaGCTTGTCCCAGACAGCCACTTGGACAATCCTCCTCTTCTCCACCCCATGTCAGTCACTTAGTTCCACCCGACTTAAGACACAGTGGATTGTAACTCGGTGTGCACCCCCACTATCTAAGCAAAAGGCAGCAGGTGAGGTGTGGTCTCTAGCCCCAAACTCCCATTCCCAGAGCAGCTGACTCTCAAAACCCGgtgggaagccaccacagtgatgGGGCCCACCCATGCAACCCAGCTGTGGACTGATTTGTGAGGCCCACAAGCTAAGAACCATTTTTAAACGGTTACATGGTTATGGAAGTACCTACACAATATCTGTGATTTTATCTCCTGGAACCACAAAGCCTAAATTACTATCTGGTCCATTAAGAAAAGATCTTGTCAGCTTTCTCTACTCCTTCTAAACCTCAGCTTCGGAGGAGAGTGTTAAGTTTGGGGCATGAACCCACTCAGCAAGGGCCCAGCGCCCGGCTTTCTGTGCCATCCTCGGTCTGGCCTTCGTGGGCCGTCGTCTCCCCAGGGGGAGACCGGGCAGCCTCAAAGCCCTGCGTGGCTGGGGCGGCCTCGGCGGGGGCAGCCCCAGCGCTGGCGTAGGCAGAAGTGCCAGACCAGGGCGGAGCAGCTGAGCAGGGCCAGCGCCGAGCCCACGCCCACGGCCGCGTGCAGCAGAGTGAGTGGCCGCGGCGGCACGGTCAGCCGGCCGCAGGGCCCTAAGTTGGGGCCCTCCGCCCCGTCGAGGCCCTCCGCCTGGGGCCCGGGAGCGCGGCTCTCTCCCGCGTCGTTGGCGGCCACCACGCAGACAACGTATGCGCCCCCAGGCTTCAGGCCCTTCAGCTCCGCTCGGCGGACCGTCGAGTTGAAGCTGGGCCCCTTCTGTGGAGCCCCGCTGCCTTCCCAAAGCAGCAGCCAGTACTGGTGGACCGGGGAGGAGGGGGCGCACCAGTGCACCTCGGCGCGGCCCGTCTCGGCCTCCACGCGCACCTCCCCCAGGCGTGGCGGGTGCGGTGGCTGCAGGGCGCTGGAGAGGCTGGGGCACAGGCAGGCTGCCGGGCCGGCCCTCTGCAGCTCCTGGCAGGGCACCTGCAGATGGCGGCAGTGGTCGTAATCACAGGGGACGGCCGGCAAAGGTGTCTCATCTTGCTCGTCTCCTTCCAAGTCTCTGGCCACCAAGGGCTGCGTTCTGGGAACCAGGGAGAAGGTGACAGCAAGGAGCCACAGAAGGCAGGGAGAGCGCGGCATGGAATCTGGAAGAGAAGGGTAAAGGATCTTTAGCCCCCAGACCCTGCAGGGGCCCCGTCCCTCACCAAAACCTGTAAGCAAAGGGAAACAGGACAGGGAACCGGGAGAACAAGCAAGAGGTGGGAATGACCGCGACACACCCATGTGTCCGTCCAGCTTCTGAACAGCTTACGTGCTTGGTTttggggaaaagaatgaaatgtggTCTGGGCCGACAGAGAGAGGTGCGATCGGCAACATGTGAAGTGCTGGAAATAGTTAATGAATAAACAGTGCTGGGGGGAGCTGgggcagagaagaggaggaaatgattTACACCGCCTGGGTGAGGAAGGTGGAATGGTTACCAGCTGCCACCCAGAGCAACCAGCTAGTCAGCGACACATGCAGAAAGCCAGAAAGGAGATAGAAGTTAGAACGGAGAAGAGAGGGGACATAAAGGCCCTGgagccctccctcccacctgtcgAAGGCCTCGTCCCTGCCTGCCCTCCACACGTCTATCTCACAGGTACCCCCTTACCAGCAGGTAGGCCTTGATGCGGCGAGTAGCAAGCTGGGGCTCCTAAGAGGTCCCCCAGGAACACAGGCTGTGCGGTCACGTTCTGTCGGTGTCTTCAATTTCAATTCTGTTTCGGCCCAAAGCTTTTATACCCCTCGACTGTGATGTCACCACCTGGCCCCCCttcccctgctcccctccctggTGAGTGCCAAGAAGAGGGCTGGTCCCTTCAGAAGGCCTGAGTCacggggccaggggtgggggaagcCACATGCAGCGGTTTCAGCTGGAGGTCGGGATGCCTGGGTTCTGAAAGAGCAGCGGAATGTGGAAAGCAGCCAAGGGCTGAGAATCCAAAGGCTGAAGTCATGTgaaggggtgaggaggggagCGAAAGGGATGGGCCACCTGGCTGGTATCAGAGAGGAAAACAGCTACGGACAGCATGGGGCCTGGGCCACGAAATGCTGTTCTGGTAAAAAATCATACCACATCCATGGCAGTCatttcctgtcttctgcctctccACGGATTGAGAAAGGGAGGGGTGCGGAGGCCAGAATGATGTACTCCAGCTTTGCAGCCCCACCCTCTGCTATCCCCCTCCCCAGAGGGAGAGGACTGAGTGGGCAGGTTTTTACTCCCTGGACTTCCAGGCTGATGAATGAAAACAGCTGTGCCTAAAATAGTCCAGGGCCTGGAGGTCTTCTGCATCTGTGGCCCCTGACAAGAAAACCTCCTCCGGTCAGGGCGGGGAATGCCTGGGGAACACCAGGTTTTTAAATGACCCTGAATCCACTTCAGAGTCAGGGAGGCAGCTGGCACGAAAATAGTTTATTATTGGGGGAGccccagagagagaaagggagcagGTGGGAAAGGGCCAGAATGTGGGGACTTGGCCCTACTCGCTTCAGGAGCTGGAGCAGATGGGGCGCTGTCGGACAGAGCCCGCAGAGGGCTCCGAGCTGCCCACGGTctctggggcaggggcagagccAGAGGCAGCCAGGTTGGCCTCCGTCAGCAGAGCTGCATCTTCCCAGGAGCCTGAACCTGGGCCAGGGGAGAGAAAACCAAATCCCAAAGGGGAAATTCCAGACCAgggacccccgcccccacccagggTGGCCTCCGCCCTGCTCACATGCTCCCCCCGCCACCTGTTCCCGCCGCACAGGGTCCCTCACCATCACTGGCCTCGGGCTCCAGCTCCTCCTCGCCACTCAGGGGCTGTTGATCTGTTTTCTCCTCCTCGGACAGCTGGCCTTCTGCAGCCCCAGGGGGGAAGGCAGAGGTCAGTCTGGAGGAGGCTAAAGGGGAGGACTGAGGAGTAGTCAGGAAGGGGGTTGGGCAGCTGCACCGTACCTGTCCCAGGGGGATCCGCGTGGCTCTCACCGTCCTCTGTAACGGGTGACAGCTGGGGGGACTCCTCCTGGCCTTGGGGCCCTGTGCCTCCAAAGGGGGTAGAGAACAGGGCAGGACTAGGGTGGCTGTGCCTGGATGGCAGTGCCAACTTCACCCCATTCCGCCTTTCTCTTGACCTTCAGCTTAGTAGGCGAGCACCTAAAGCCTCATTCTGGATGGCGCAGGAGGCCCCCCTCACCCAGCCCCCAGCCATCACCTCTACCTGGCTGATGGGCAGAGGTCTTTCGCTGGACTTCCTTGCGGGAACGTTTTCGGTTTCGGATGTTTACCTGTGGAGGGGAAACTCCTGAGCAGCAAGGACTGCCTTCCCTCACCAGAATGATTGGGCCCTTCTGCCCCAGCCCCCAACACGTCCCGGCCCACTCCCCAAAGAAGAACCAtgaaggggagaggaaggggtcCTTTGAGACCTGCAAAGAGAGGCGCTGTCGGGGCCAGATGCCCCCCCACACCCACTGCATGTAGCTGAAGAGCACAATGACGCTGAGGAAGGTGAAGTTGCTGGCGACACCAACGAAGGCGCAGGTCATCGGGAAGTTGTACAGCAGGTACCTGAGGCAGGGAGTAGGCAGGAGGGGAGTAGCAGCTACCAGGGAGTGCCAGCCTTCTCATTTCTCAGAAGTAATTTCTAGGGCAGTTCACCAGAGCTTGGCGAGAGCTGGTCTCCACCCTCTGCCTCCTGCGCACTGAGCCAGTGGTTCAAGAGAACGTTTCTCCACTCTGACTGCACATGGTCTCCCCGTGGGGTGCTTTCAGAAAGTCTCATGGCTGGGGACTTCCCTATCTAAGGTCCGATGACTAATACtccactcccaaagcagggggcctgggtttgatccctggtcagggaatgagatcCCACAAGTTGCAACTGAAAGCTgccacagccaagtaaataaatattttttaaaaaagtctggcAGCCAGATATGACCGTAACAAATCCTAGTCTTGAGGGCGGGGCCCAGGCATCGGTAATTTTCTAAAAGTTCCCCAGGCTCCTGATATGTGATGTCCAGCCAGGGCTGAAAACCTGTAGCCCAGGTAAAATCTGTCACCTCTGCGTAGGACCCTCTTAAGGACAGCCCCAGGAGAGCTGCCCAGCCCACGTGGGCACTGCCTCACCTGAGCCCAGTGAAGTGGGCGTGGATGCGGAGGTAGGCTCCGTACATCTGGATGCGCTTGCTGTGGATCTCGATAATGGCTCCGGTGGTTGGCACATACTGCgggcaggagggcaggggtggCAGCACATCAGGCCAGAACCCTGCTGCCACTCGTGCCAGCCCAGTCTGAGGCCTGCTGTCAGCCTCCACTGCAGTCCCTCCTGCCCAAGCCCAGGAGCTCCTCGGGGAAGATTCTGGGCTTGTGGGGAGGGCTGTCTCctgtcctcctctcctctccttaccGAGTTCTCTCTGTATTCTGGGTATAGCTCCACCTCCAAGAGCTGCTTCTGCTCTGCAAAGCCAAACAGCAGGAGGCTCGAGAAGACCAGTGTGTCGAGCATCTGGAGCAGGCTTGAGCGGTAATGTAGCATCACCTGCCAGGGCCAGGGAAGGGAGGCTGGGGACGGGCGCTCACCCTCAAAACCACTCCTGAACAGGGAGTAGAGGCTGGGCATGGGTGCCTACCCTCAAAGCCACCCCTGAGCAGGGCACGAAGGCAGCTTCTTCCTTAGGTCTCCTAGTCCCTCTCACTTCCTACCATGCCCCAAGTCTCGATCCCATCATTTCGAAAGTTTCAAGacatccctgccctgcccttcccAACCACATCTCTATTCCAATACAAGTCTCCTCTTCTAAGAAAGCCTACCAGGTGAAGCCCCACCCCATCTGTCATCTACCTTTCCCCAGAACGGTGCTATAATCTAGACCAGTGTACCATCTGAGGCTTTCTTCTCCCAAGTGGACATTCAGGAATTTGCTTTATGAGACGGTTCTGTTGACAATTAAGAACGGAGTCCAGCATTTATTAAACACCCACTATTTCCTCATGGAATCCAAACCAGTCTCGCTATGAGGGAGTTACTATTACTATATTTGCTTCAAGGGGTTAAGTAAGTTGGCCCTCTGCTAGTATGTTTCTGAGTGAGGACTTGAAGCCTGGTCTGTTTGGCTCCAAAAAAGCCCATTTTCAGGGCGGCTCCACTCAAAGATGGATGTGCTCATCGGATGTCTGgcggccggggggggggggggggggtgggcaggaagggTCATCTATCTGGTTTGGTGAACTGACACCTCTTGCGACCTCAGAATGTTTTCTCCTGAAGCCCCACCCAGATACTCTGACATCTGTTATCATTCTCCACAACTCCTAGACAGGCCACGAACACTCACGGAGCGTGAAGAGGTGGAGATGATTCGGCCGCCTCTGGTGTAGCACGAGATGGTGACCAAGAACATGCCCAAATCTTGATTCACAGGAGACTCTGGCAGCTCAAGCTCTAAAGTAACGCGGTAAGGCTGTCCATACATCAGTACCTGCCCAAGGTGGACGGCatctctttcaaaaaaaatttttaattgcattGTCCCTGTCCCACCTCCCGGCTACCCTTCCAAATACAATTTCCTCCGCTATCAAAACAGGCCTCTCAAATCTCCCTCTTCCCAAGAACCTGCTGCCCCCTTCTGGTAGCTGGATCCCTCCCACTTCTGAGATCTTCAGTATCTACACTCCTGAATCACTCTGAGAAAAGCTGTGtcatatttcttttccaaaagtGAACCATCATGTTGCCAACTGGGCCATCTGTGACTCAGGCCTCTTTGTCCCCGTGAGGCCATCCCCTCGGGCCCAGCCTGCCTTCACTTACATTACTAATTAGCAGAGTGCCGGAAGTACTCACCATTTCCCTAGCCAGCTCTCCCACAGTAACTCTGTCCTTCTGGGTCCCTTACCTTAGTTCTGTTGGTAGAACCCTGAGACTCAGTGGGAAAGCATCTTCACTGGGATTAGCCTCAAAAGATTAAAGATTTGCCACCAAACATACCCTAGTTATTCCTGACCATTCCTATACTCCTCTAATCCTTTATTCGACTATGCTTATCCTGTGCATGACCCCCTCAGGGTGATTCACAAGGATTACAGGGGTGATGGTAAAGCTTTTGGTTTTAACCAAAGAgggaatggattaaaaaaatttttttgaaaaaaagagtGCCCTAACCCTGATAGtgacggcttccctggtagatcaaattgccaaccgaggttcgatccctgggctgggaagatcccctggagaagggcatggcaacccactccagtatttgtgcctgaagaatcccatggacagaggaacctggtgggctacagtctacagggttccacagggctggacacgactgaagtaacttagcatgaaTGCACACAACCCTAATAGTGAACCATCTAGACTTATTGCTGTGAAGGTACTTTGAGCATTTTATCCCTAGAGTAACAGGTGAAAATCCACTGATCAAAATCTTTCTTTATATACACTCTTATTTTCAgtctgaattattattttttacctttttgttgttgttcatttcttTGACCACACTGtgaagcatatgggatcttagttccccgaccagggattgaaccttcacccCTTGcattagaagtgcagagtcttaacccctaaactaccagggaagtcccttcagtctgaactgttttgaaaaaaatggaTTCCATGAGAGTCCTATCCCCATGTAGAGGCCAGGTGAATCTAAGCTAGCTGCTTCACTGAATTATTTGAAACATTGAAAACAGGTAGTTCTCTGGGTGAACAAGAAGGacatggggagtgactgctaggTAGTGGGTATGAGTTTTttttctggggtgatgaaaatgttctcaaattgattatggtgatggttgcTCAGctctgaatatattaaaaacaactgaactgtacattttgaATGGGTGACTTGTATACTATTTGAATTATATagcaataaagatttttatttatttaagagttggcatcaccaaatcaatggacatgagtctgaataaactccgggagttggtgatggagagggaggcctggcgtgtagcagtccttggggttgaaagagttggacacgactgagcaactgaactgaactgatatacatacatatatgtgtgtgtatatatatatatatatatatatatatatgttttctttttaagccaGTAATTATGTCATCTCCTCCAAGGGGATCCAAAAAACAGAGTCTTGTGAAGGACTCTTGCCTTTATTCACATTTGTCTGCCTGACGGAGAACTCTCCTCCATTCCCACTTCGAGCCTCACCATCACCATAGTCTCCAGAAGACCTAATTCTTCACAAATTCTTCTGAAATGCAGGAACTGCATCTTTGCTACTTAATGCAGAGATTTCCATCAATCCTGTGAGCTCTTTGAAGCAGGACAACATCTACTTCTAAACAAGCTGTTACCCACAAAATAGACCCATtatttcactcactcattcaaaaaTGTTCaccagaaatcaatgaaatgatCAACCTGCTTTACTTATTGGGGAACTTGGGCCTCACCCTTCATCCTTCCATTCCTTGCTCACCCAGCAGCCTGGTACCCGATGGTTTTAGGCTCCCTGTGTCACCGACCATTATGATCTACAACAGGAAGCCACACAACAGCATGCACCACCCCAGGTGTGGGTGTACCGTAGCCTTGTTTCTACTCCCCTCTCAATATattccatttattattattattgagccACAAAAACACACTGAACCAATGTTTTCACAGAATATTCTATAGAACTCTCCACATTACTTTCCTGAGTAGCAGAACTGGATAACCCTCTGTCTCCCAGTGCCCAACACTCCACTCCACCACTTTCTTTTTTGACCATGCTGtgcaacttgcaggatcttagttcctgaaccagAATTGAACCAGGACCGTCGGCAGTGAAaagtgcggagtcctaaccactggactgccaggaaattctccGCTTCACCACTTTGAAATCTCCATTTGGGATCCACTCATCCCACCTGCTAAGCTTTCTGGATAGTGGTACTCTGGTAGTCCACTGGAATATGTCACAAGATACACAGTCCTCTGGGTTTTTTGTATTGTCAACCCCAAGGGGTCCAAAACTCTATAGCTTACATTCCTCCCTTCAGAATGACCATTTATTTCTATCCTCATATTATCTATCTTCAGGTCAGTATCCTCCCCAAGtacaatttttgaaaaatcattttcaaatgatttttaaacttttagtcTGACCactgattatttttcattttgctgctGTCAAGTCAAAAACCTCTGGTGATCAGAAACACTGTTGATCCTCCAAGGTCCTTCTGAAGTGTTCTGGGATCCTACCCTTTTGCAGAGCTTCCACCAACTTGCCTAATAAAGAAGGATGCATTCCCACTTTGCATTTCCCAGGGCTTTCAGGTTTATTGAAGATATACTGGCATTTGGCCAGTCCTTTGGCACAGTACCCTTTGTAATGGAAGGTTACGTGTATCTCTTAGTAGTGTCATAATTAGTAACACACTTTCAAAACTCTTGGGTGGATTCCATCCTAGTTCAGTGAGATAACTGGTTTCTTTAAGTTCATTTAGATCTAAAACATCCCTTATCCAGCAGATATGGCCTGGCTGAAACAATTTAAGAAGAATAACCCATTCAATTCATTTGGACTTCAATTTTTCTTTAACCTCCCTTTCCTTGAAAGCTTTCCGTTCCCTCTCTGTTACTCAGTCCCTGGTACCTAAGTCTTTCCAAAGTGTTCTTGTTTCAAGTCATCAAAGCGCTAATGAAACCTCTGTTCAGCTCCCATACTCACCCGATCACGTCCACCCTTAGCCAGTGTGACATTGGCAACAGGGAAGGAGCAGAGTAAGGAGGTGGAGGATTCGCAGTCCGTCCTAAATGAGAATAAGGATGATATTCTGCTAAGTTATAGTCTGTCTGTCTTATCCACACAGCTCCGGGCCCCTGGGACTCCCTTTCCTGTCCCCCATCCTTTCTTCCAGAACAGGCATTCCTTCTGTTATAGAGAGATGGAGAAGTACAGCCAGGAGATTCAAGACACTAGAATGAGTCTTTTAAATTCTCTTCCTGCTACCTGTGTTTATTTCTTCTCATGAAGCTTGACATTCTTAAATGGGAACCTATGGACACTTAGTTGAATAGTTTCAGACTTAAGTGTTTCTAAAGACTTACTTGGGAAGCtgataaaaatgcagattcctaaaaaaataaaacagattcctAGGTACCACCCTTCTAGATTCTGATTCCAGAGTTCTGATCTGGGCCCTAGTTCAAGAAAACTCCTCCAAAGGGACCCACAGATGATCTTTACTCTTAAACCCTTTACTCACAAACCTTTCCAATTGTAGGCAAAATTGTACATGGGCATGTATCAATAAGTAGGTTCTTATGACAGACAGGAAGGGCCATAGCTTTCATGAGATCCATGCCTCCTAAAATTTAAACAGCTGTGCCTTAGGAATTATGGCTCATGACTAGGGATTCAggacatggaaagaaaaaaaaaaaaaacaaactttggaCCATTGATAACAGCACCTCTTGATTGGTCCTgtagtcatttttaaaagaaggggAGAGAATTTGGCaggatctgtaaaatgggaaggaacTGAGGACTCAGACAAGTAGGACTCTGGGAGTTTATGAACCCAGACGCCTTGTTTTCATAAGCTCTATTGCAGCAGACAATCAGGAGTGGGAAGAAGTAATGTGAAAGGCAAATACCGCTTTCCTCATATCTTCTCTAATGAAGGCCAGATTAGTTCTGAGATGACTTGAGAGGTTGGGTTAGCTCAAAAGTCTACAGTAGCCCTCAGAGAGGTCTGATCCAGCCTAAAGTGAACTGACCCTCATAATAACAGTCTAGGAGagggcttttttttgttttgttttgaaaccaGATTTCAGTTAACCGGAGACAGGATTAAGACCCTAGAGCCCTACCAGCCCAGACCTGCCCCAACCGCCGGCTATAAATCAATGTAAGTGCACTAGGCTCAAGTGTCCTCCTCTCTGAGTAAGAGGGTTTTCCTCAGAAAGTGCCAACGGTGCTTGCAGCAATTCTCTCGCGGGATGCCTCTACTTTGACAGAAGACCCTTCTCACCTGTAGTGGAAATGCACGGGGCTGAGGTGGCTGACTGTCGGCATATAGGAATAGTAGAAGGAGCCATAGAGGAAGACAGACACCCAGAGTAGGAGGAGGATGGTACAGAAGAACACTCCAAACTGCAGTAGCAGCTTGCGGGCACGGCCCACCACGACGTGGCCCATCTCCTGGGCCCACAGTAGGGCAGGTACTGGTGGGTCATTGACCATGACGGGGAGTGCAGGGGGTCTGGCCCCAGGTTCAGCCTTTGGGTTCCTAGGTGCTTTGCCACCTGGACGCCACTCCTGGCCATGGGACGAAGCAGCTGGTGGTTCCTAGAAAAAGACCGAGAAGGGGAAAGAATGGCTTGTTTCACGGGGGAGGTGAGGACAAAAAGGACGCGCTGACCAGAAAGGCTTTGAGGAACCAGAGACAGCAAGACATAGCAAAGCCTTTGTTTCATATGGCTTTTCTCCAACTGATTGTGTTTCTCAGCCAATtatctcttcccttcctccactGAGCTTTCTCACCACCCCCCTGTGCTAGAGTTCCTCAGCTGAACCCATCCTCGGGTCACCTGATTCTAGGACAGGCCACTTTGATGGTCACATACAGAGGATGAACGCCTTAAAATTCTTCTAAGGCGGACTTATACACACGATTCCAC is drawn from Ovis aries strain OAR_USU_Benz2616 breed Rambouillet chromosome 21, ARS-UI_Ramb_v3.0, whole genome shotgun sequence and contains these coding sequences:
- the BSCL2 gene encoding seipin isoform X5, with the translated sequence MVNDPPVPALLWAQEMGHVVVGRARKLLLQFGVFFCTILLLLWVSVFLYGSFYYSYMPTVSHLSPVHFHYRTDCESSTSLLCSFPVANVTLAKGGRDRVLMYGQPYRVTLELELPESPVNQDLGMFLVTISCYTRGGRIISTSSRSVMLHYRSSLLQMLDTLVFSSLLLFGFAEQKQLLEVELYPEYRENSYVPTTGAIIEIHSKRIQMYGAYLRIHAHFTGLRYLLYNFPMTCAFVGVASNFTFLSVIVLFSYMQWVWGGIWPRQRLSLQVNIRNRKRSRKEVQRKTSAHQPGPQGQEESPQLSPVTEDGESHADPPGTEGQLSEEEKTDQQPLSGEEELEPEASDGSGSWEDAALLTEANLAASGSAPAPETVGSSEPSAGSVRQRPICSSS
- the BSCL2 gene encoding seipin isoform X1; the encoded protein is MSEEMADQREEEAGEKEACRDQIKGSDKEEEPPAASSHGQEWRPGGKAPRNPKAEPGARPPALPVMVNDPPVPALLWAQEMGHVVVGRARKLLLQFGVFFCTILLLLWVSVFLYGSFYYSYMPTVSHLSPVHFHYRTDCESSTSLLCSFPVANVTLAKGGRDRVLMYGQPYRVTLELELPESPVNQDLGMFLVTISCYTRGGRIISTSSRSVMLHYRSSLLQMLDTLVFSSLLLFGFAEQKQLLEVELYPEYRENSYVPTTGAIIEIHSKRIQMYGAYLRIHAHFTGLRYLLYNFPMTCAFVGVASNFTFLSVIVLFSYMQWVWGGIWPRQRLSLQVNIRNRKRSRKEVQRKTSAHQPGGTGPQGQEESPQLSPVTEDGESHADPPGTEGQLSEEEKTDQQPLSGEEELEPEASDGSGSWEDAALLTEANLAASGSAPAPETVGSSEPSAGSVRQRPICSSS
- the BSCL2 gene encoding seipin isoform X2, with amino-acid sequence MSEEMADQREEEAGEKEACRDQIKGSDKEEEPPAASSHGQEWRPGGKAPRNPKAEPGARPPALPVMVNDPPVPALLWAQEMGHVVVGRARKLLLQFGVFFCTILLLLWVSVFLYGSFYYSYMPTVSHLSPVHFHYRTDCESSTSLLCSFPVANVTLAKGGRDRVLMYGQPYRVTLELELPESPVNQDLGMFLVTISCYTRGGRIISTSSRSVMLHYRSSLLQMLDTLVFSSLLLFGFAEQKQLLEVELYPEYRENSYVPTTGAIIEIHSKRIQMYGAYLRIHAHFTGLRYLLYNFPMTCAFVGVASNFTFLSVIVLFSYMQWVWGGIWPRQRLSLQVNIRNRKRSRKEVQRKTSAHQPGTGPQGQEESPQLSPVTEDGESHADPPGTEGQLSEEEKTDQQPLSGEEELEPEASDGSGSWEDAALLTEANLAASGSAPAPETVGSSEPSAGSVRQRPICSSS
- the BSCL2 gene encoding seipin isoform X3 — its product is MSEEMADQREEEAGEKEACRDQIKGSDKEEEPPAASSHGQEWRPGGKAPRNPKAEPGARPPALPVMVNDPPVPALLWAQEMGHVVVGRARKLLLQFGVFFCTILLLLWVSVFLYGSFYYSYMPTVSHLSPVHFHYRTDCESSTSLLCSFPVANVTLAKGGRDRVLMYGQPYRVTLELELPESPVNQDLGMFLVTISCYTRGGRIISTSSRSVMLHYRSSLLQMLDTLVFSSLLLFGFAEQKQLLEVELYPEYRENSYVPTTGAIIEIHSKRIQMYGAYLRIHAHFTGLRYLLYNFPMTCAFVGVASNFTFLSVIVLFSYMQWVWGGIWPRQRLSLQVNIRNRKRSRKEVQRKTSAHQPGPQGQEESPQLSPVTEDGESHADPPGTEGQLSEEEKTDQQPLSGEEELEPEASDGSGSWEDAALLTEANLAASGSAPAPETVGSSEPSAGSVRQRPICSSS
- the BSCL2 gene encoding seipin isoform X4, with the protein product MVNDPPVPALLWAQEMGHVVVGRARKLLLQFGVFFCTILLLLWVSVFLYGSFYYSYMPTVSHLSPVHFHYRTDCESSTSLLCSFPVANVTLAKGGRDRVLMYGQPYRVTLELELPESPVNQDLGMFLVTISCYTRGGRIISTSSRSVMLHYRSSLLQMLDTLVFSSLLLFGFAEQKQLLEVELYPEYRENSYVPTTGAIIEIHSKRIQMYGAYLRIHAHFTGLRYLLYNFPMTCAFVGVASNFTFLSVIVLFSYMQWVWGGIWPRQRLSLQVNIRNRKRSRKEVQRKTSAHQPGGTGPQGQEESPQLSPVTEDGESHADPPGTEGQLSEEEKTDQQPLSGEEELEPEASDGSGSWEDAALLTEANLAASGSAPAPETVGSSEPSAGSVRQRPICSSS
- the LRRN4CL gene encoding LRRN4 C-terminal-like protein — encoded protein: MPRSPCLLWLLAVTFSLVPRTQPLVARDLEGDEQDETPLPAVPCDYDHCRHLQVPCQELQRAGPAACLCPSLSSALQPPHPPRLGEVRVEAETGRAEVHWCAPSSPVHQYWLLLWEGSGAPQKGPSFNSTVRRAELKGLKPGGAYVVCVVAANDAGESRAPGPQAEGLDGAEGPNLGPCGRLTVPPRPLTLLHAAVGVGSALALLSCSALVWHFCLRQRWGCPRRGRPSHAGL